Proteins encoded together in one Impatiens glandulifera chromosome 1, dImpGla2.1, whole genome shotgun sequence window:
- the LOC124920693 gene encoding 60S ribosomal protein L30 has translation MVAAKKTKKTHESINNRLALVMKSGKYTLGYKTVLKTLRNSKGKLIIISNNCPPLRKSEIEYYAMLSKVGVHHFNGNNVDLGTACGKYFRVSCLSIVDPGDSDIIKTLPGDK, from the exons ATGGTGGCGGCTAAGAAGACG AAGAAGACTCATGAGAGCATCAACAACAGATTGGCGCTTGTGATGAAGAGTGGAAAGTACACTCTCGGCTACAAGACTGTCCTCAAGACTCTAAGAAACTCCAAAG gtaaacttattattatttctaacaaTTGCCCACCTTTGAGGAAGTCTGAGATCGAGTACTATGCTATGCTTTCCAAGGTCGGAGTCCACCATTTTAATGGAA ACAATGTTGATTTGGGAACTGCATGTGGAAAGTATTTCAGGGTCTCATGCCTTAGCATTGTTGATCCAG GTGATTCTGATATCATTAAGACACTCCCTGGAGATAAATGA